The window GAAAAGGTAATGAAAAAACTCAATCAAATGATTGAAAAATTAGAAAAACGCGCCTTTGAAGCACTGCTCTCTCTTTATCAATTTAATCGTGAAGATATCGCCTATTTTCAATTAGCAATTGAAGGATCACAATATGAGCAAGATCTCTTCACAAGTGATAATCTCATCGATTTTTCAATGCAGTTTGGTAAAGGCGCAAGTGTAGGCGCGGGCCTCTTTGCCGGCGTTGATGCTTTAGCAGGCTTTACCACTTTAGGAGCAGCAACAGCGACTGGCGCGATATTAGGAGGACTTGCCGCCTCTTTTAAACATTATGGAAACTCTCTTCTCGATCATCTTAATAACTTAGAGACCTACTGTATCAATGATACGGCAATTGATCTCCTTCTCTCGAGAATGCTCTATGTTGTCGGTCTTCTCAACGGAAGAAGTCATGCTGTTCTCCAACCGATCTACCTTCAGGAAATTCAAAAAAATGATAAAAGTAATGGTTGGAGAGATAAGAATGATGAGAGTGAAAAAAGCGATCTACACCAATTGATTGCTGAAGGTCGTTATCTCCGCTCCTACCCACAATATTTTGAAAAAGAGGGACCAATGATCAATAGCAAACGTCAAAAAATAGTTCTGGATCTAAGTAAAAAATTGAAATCTCTCTATCTTCAAACAATAAAAGAGAGAGATTTCTCAGAGAAATAGAGATAAGTAGAGGAAAAGATCCATCGAAAGAAGCGTAAAAACAGAGATTTATAACGAATCAGAAATAAGATGCGTTAGTCTCGCACTACCTAAAATCTAACTGGTAGAGTGCAAACTTTTCAGCATCTTCTCCAACTCTCTTAATAGGATATTGTGATGTCTGCGAAATAATAGATTCGGCTAAAGCGCTATTAGCAGACTCTAGCAAAACCGATCGTCCTTCAAGCGCGGATTGATCAAGAGACCAATTGCAATCAGGGTTGATACTCAACATCTGCGCCCCCTTCTCCATAATATAAGAGAGGATTACTTCGGGAATCTCCTTCATCGTGCTACAAACCATATTGCCTTTTCCCGCGCCGGGAAAACGATCCACCAAAGCTCTATAACTATTAGTTGCTAGATAGAATCGATCCTCTGGCAAAATCTTTCTCCCCCCATGCTCTAGATTAACAATTCGCTCACTCTCCTGATTCATCAATGTTAGATCAGGGGCATAACGAGGAGCCACCGTTGGATCAATCTGATAAGTAATTCCTTTAATGACATCAAAATTATAAGGACGATATTTCGCCCAATTAATCAGATGTTGCACTTCATCCATTGGTAAAATCTGATGGTAGATACTTGCACAACACTCAAGCCACTCTTTTAAATTCTCTCCCGAGATCTCTAAAACAACTAGATAGTTGGGATAGACATAGAGATCAGCAATATCTTTAAAAGAGAGCTTTCCAGGAGAGATTTCGGTAAAGTAAGTGGGATCATCTTTTCGACTTCCCACCTTAAAGAGTGGAACTGCGGAAAGAAGCGGAAGCTCTTCTCGATGAGGAAGCTCCGCTAACAGCTTCTCGGCATAATGGCTCTGCGCATCAGCAACGATCTGAATACAATTATCATCTTGTATCAAAGAGAGATAACTATAAAACCCGCTATCGGTATAACCAACGGGAACATTCATCGTTTCACGAATCACCTCATGTGCCACTTCGATACTCTTCCAATAGAGAGGATTAATCGCTCTGCCAGGAGCTAAATAACTATCAATCCCGCGCAACTCACTCTTTCCTGATTCAAGTAGTTGCCAGCCTTCATCACTCTCAACTAATTCTAGATCGATCACGCCTAACCATTTTGCCCATGATCCCGGCATGACAGTAGGTGTACCACAAATGGTCCCCGCATCAACATCAAAACCTAAGGAACTTAATTCACGATAACTTTCAGAAGGAAAACGACGATGCTGATGACCTGTAATTAGAAGATCCACATCCTCAATCTGAGCGATATAGTAGCCACTATTCTCCATCTCCTCCTCAAAAGGACGCTTAGAGAGACCTGTATGGGCTAAAACAACCACTAAATCAGCACCTGCAACCTTCAAATTTGCAGCCTCTTCTTTAACAGCTTGATAGGCATCTTGAGTCACTAAACGATGATTGGCAACCGCATATTCATCAAGGTGCGTCTTATCCCAAGTTGTAATTTGGGGTGGTACAATTCCGGTAACCCCAATTTTCAACTCAATCTCCGCGCCCGCTTCACTGATAAAGTTTCGCGTTAACATCACAGAAGGGGGAAGAAAAGGCACACCATCTATCGTTTCAATATTGGCATTAACATAAGGGAAATTGGCTTGAGACAATACTTCAAGTAGATAAGGCACGCCAAAATTAAACTCATGATTACCTAACGTTGCCGCATCATAACCGATTGCATTCATCAGCGCATAGGCGGGATGGCCATTGGTGACGGCATAATCACGTAGATAATCAGACATCGGAGATCCCTGTAGCAGATCTCCATTATCAAAGAGCAAGGTATTACCATTCTCACAACGGGCATCATCAATTAGATTCGCCAGACTAATCAGCCCTAAACGATCGACAACCTGATCTTTATAGTAATCAAAGTTTGTATAAAAACCATGGATATCGGTTGTAGCAAGAATGCGTAACTTTAACCTATCACTCACCTTCTTCATAAAATATTATGACTCATCCCCTATCGCAGCTAATAGATCTGCTTGGTTCTCTTGAATTAAGGGCTCAATAATCTGATCAAGATCACCATTAACAATCTCATCAAGCTTATAGAGCGTTAAATTGATCCGATGATCTGTGATCCGTCCTTGAGGATAGTTATAAGTGCGAATACGCTCTGAACGATCTCCTGAACCTACTAAACTACGACGAGTTTCACTCATCTCTTTCTGCTCACGTTCACGTTCAGCTTCTAAAAGTCGGGATCCAAGAAGACTCATCGCCTTCGCCTTATTCTTATGCTGTGAACGCTCATCCTGACACTCAACCACAACGCCGGTTGGTAAATGCGTAATACGAATCGCTGAATCTGTCACGTTAACGTGCTGTCCACCGGCACCTGATGAACGGAATGTATCGATTTTAAGATCTGCGGGATTAATCTCAATCATCTCTGTTTCAGGAATTTCTGGCAAAATAGCCACGGTAGCAGCGGAAGTATGAACTCGACCTTGAGATTCTGTCTCTGGAACTCGTTGAACACGGTGTGCTCCCGATTCAAACTTAAGACGAGAGTAAGCACCCTGCCCCTCAATACGAGCAATCACCTCTTTATATCCACCATGCTCACCATGATGTTCGCTGATCAACTCAACACGCCAGCCACGCTCTTCGGCATAACGCATATACATACGTAAAAGATCGCCCGCAAAAATAGCTGCTTCATCTCCACCTGTTCCGGCACGAACCTCAAGGAAGATATTGCTATCATCATAAGGGTCTGTGGGTAATAATAAGATACTTAATGATTTTTCTAATCGCTCTTTCTCTGCCTCTAATAAGGGAAGCTCCTCTTTTGCCAACTCCTTCATTTCGCTATCGGAGCCATCAAAGATCTCTTTCACATCTTGCAATGCAG of the Ignatzschineria indica genome contains:
- a CDS encoding bifunctional 2',3'-cyclic-nucleotide 2'-phosphodiesterase/3'-nucleotidase yields the protein MKKVSDRLKLRILATTDIHGFYTNFDYYKDQVVDRLGLISLANLIDDARCENGNTLLFDNGDLLQGSPMSDYLRDYAVTNGHPAYALMNAIGYDAATLGNHEFNFGVPYLLEVLSQANFPYVNANIETIDGVPFLPPSVMLTRNFISEAGAEIELKIGVTGIVPPQITTWDKTHLDEYAVANHRLVTQDAYQAVKEEAANLKVAGADLVVVLAHTGLSKRPFEEEMENSGYYIAQIEDVDLLITGHQHRRFPSESYRELSSLGFDVDAGTICGTPTVMPGSWAKWLGVIDLELVESDEGWQLLESGKSELRGIDSYLAPGRAINPLYWKSIEVAHEVIRETMNVPVGYTDSGFYSYLSLIQDDNCIQIVADAQSHYAEKLLAELPHREELPLLSAVPLFKVGSRKDDPTYFTEISPGKLSFKDIADLYVYPNYLVVLEISGENLKEWLECCASIYHQILPMDEVQHLINWAKYRPYNFDVIKGITYQIDPTVAPRYAPDLTLMNQESERIVNLEHGGRKILPEDRFYLATNSYRALVDRFPGAGKGNMVCSTMKEIPEVILSYIMEKGAQMLSINPDCNWSLDQSALEGRSVLLESANSALAESIISQTSQYPIKRVGEDAEKFALYQLDFR
- the prfA gene encoding peptide chain release factor 1; amino-acid sequence: MKDSIIIKLDELAERLEEVSHLLSDPDVISDNNKFRELSQEYAHLDPVVAEFNEWKQNEAALQDVKEIFDGSDSEMKELAKEELPLLEAEKERLEKSLSILLLPTDPYDDSNIFLEVRAGTGGDEAAIFAGDLLRMYMRYAEERGWRVELISEHHGEHGGYKEVIARIEGQGAYSRLKFESGAHRVQRVPETESQGRVHTSAATVAILPEIPETEMIEINPADLKIDTFRSSGAGGQHVNVTDSAIRITHLPTGVVVECQDERSQHKNKAKAMSLLGSRLLEAEREREQKEMSETRRSLVGSGDRSERIRTYNYPQGRITDHRINLTLYKLDEIVNGDLDQIIEPLIQENQADLLAAIGDES